From one Amycolatopsis sp. FDAARGOS 1241 genomic stretch:
- a CDS encoding carboxylesterase/lipase family protein: protein MTTVQIQAGAVRGEVRGAVALFLGVPYAEPPVGALRFRPPQPVSHWTGVREATRFAARAPQPEVTGRGFTGDEDCLYVNVYAPAAPGRYPVLVWIHGGGGVLGSPHQFDASAYARRGVVVVTVGYRLGVLGMLRLPGVSDGNLSLHDQVLALEWVRANVAAFGGDPDRVTLAGQSNGGRTVGTILAVPRARGLFRQAIVQSGTGVGSVVHTPAESEAVAGAVLADLGVAPAELATLPVMRILEAQQRVAAASGTLVTYRVVVDDDLLPRVPGNAVAAGSARDVRLLTGTTADEQDLFSWLQSGSAKLLGTGSTMLDEERIEKGVSAYRALLPEWPEDQLRNRVRTAGDWWLPAIRLAETQHAAGGTAWMYRLDWRIAPRGRGLGAVHGLDLPLVFDDIGNKNWRFLFALAKPDPARLQAMATQMFDTWVRFVTTGDPGWAPYEPVERITRLFDDVSTTVSDPDAGQRRLWDSL, encoded by the coding sequence GTGACGACGGTGCAGATCCAGGCCGGTGCGGTGCGTGGCGAAGTCCGTGGCGCAGTGGCGTTGTTCCTCGGCGTGCCCTACGCCGAACCGCCGGTGGGCGCGCTGCGCTTCCGCCCGCCGCAGCCGGTTTCGCATTGGACCGGCGTCCGCGAGGCGACGCGGTTCGCGGCGCGCGCTCCGCAGCCGGAGGTCACCGGGCGCGGGTTCACCGGCGACGAGGACTGCTTGTACGTCAACGTGTACGCGCCTGCCGCCCCCGGTCGGTACCCGGTGCTGGTGTGGATCCACGGCGGCGGCGGAGTGCTGGGCTCGCCGCACCAGTTCGACGCGTCGGCGTACGCGCGGCGCGGGGTCGTGGTGGTCACCGTCGGGTACCGCCTCGGCGTGCTCGGGATGCTGCGGCTGCCGGGCGTCTCCGACGGCAACCTCTCGCTGCACGACCAGGTGCTCGCGCTGGAGTGGGTGCGGGCCAACGTGGCCGCGTTCGGCGGCGATCCGGATCGGGTGACGCTGGCCGGGCAGTCGAACGGCGGGCGCACGGTGGGCACGATCCTCGCGGTGCCGCGAGCGCGCGGATTGTTCCGCCAGGCGATCGTGCAGAGCGGCACAGGGGTGGGCTCGGTCGTGCACACACCCGCCGAGAGCGAGGCCGTGGCCGGTGCGGTGCTCGCCGACCTCGGCGTGGCGCCGGCGGAGCTCGCGACGCTGCCGGTGATGCGGATCCTCGAGGCGCAGCAACGCGTCGCGGCCGCCTCCGGCACGCTCGTGACCTACCGCGTCGTCGTCGACGACGACCTGCTGCCGCGCGTTCCCGGCAACGCCGTGGCCGCAGGCTCCGCGCGCGACGTCCGGCTGCTCACCGGGACGACGGCCGACGAGCAGGACCTGTTCTCGTGGCTGCAGAGCGGCAGCGCCAAGCTGCTCGGTACTGGCTCGACCATGCTGGACGAGGAGCGCATCGAGAAGGGCGTTTCGGCCTACCGGGCGCTGCTGCCGGAGTGGCCCGAAGACCAGCTGCGCAACCGCGTGCGGACGGCCGGCGACTGGTGGCTGCCCGCGATCCGGCTGGCCGAGACGCAGCACGCCGCGGGCGGCACCGCGTGGATGTACCGCCTCGACTGGCGGATCGCGCCGCGCGGGCGCGGTCTCGGTGCCGTCCACGGGCTCGACCTGCCGCTGGTCTTCGACGACATCGGCAACAAGAACTGGCGGTTCCTCTTCGCACTGGCCAAGCCGGACCCCGCCCGGCTGCAGGCGATGGCGACGCAGATGTTCGACACGTGGGTGCGGTTCGTGACGACCGGCGACCCGGGCTGGGCGCCCTACGAACCGGTCGAGCGGATCACGCGCCTGTTCGACGACGTGAGCACCACCGTGTCCGATCCGGACGCCGGGCAACGCCGGCTCTGGGACTCGCTCTGA
- a CDS encoding YchJ family protein, whose product MPAADRCPCGLPQPYAECCGRFHEGRQSAPTAELLMRSRYSAFAVGNPEYLLGTWHPDTRPKRLRLEAGQEWTGLEILGGTGGGLLQNEGTVEFRAHYSYRGHADTLQENSRFVREGGKWFYVSAL is encoded by the coding sequence GTGCCCGCGGCTGACCGCTGTCCCTGCGGACTGCCCCAGCCCTACGCCGAGTGCTGCGGCCGCTTCCACGAGGGCCGCCAGAGCGCGCCCACCGCCGAGCTGCTCATGCGCTCGCGCTACAGCGCCTTCGCCGTCGGGAACCCCGAGTACCTGCTCGGCACCTGGCACCCCGACACGCGCCCGAAGCGGCTGCGCCTCGAGGCCGGGCAGGAGTGGACCGGCCTCGAGATCCTCGGCGGTACCGGCGGCGGGCTGCTGCAGAACGAGGGCACCGTCGAGTTCCGCGCGCACTACAGCTACCGCGGCCACGCCGACACGCTGCAGGAGAACAGCCGCTTCGTGCGCGAAGGCGGCAAGTGGTTCTACGTCAGCGCCCTCTGA
- the rnhA gene encoding ribonuclease HI, with translation MTEQAVEIYTDGACSGNPGPGGWGAFLRYGRHERELYGGEKTVTTNNRMELMAPIQALESLKRPSVVKIYTDSTYVRNGVTQWLPRWKKNGWQTQAKQPVKNADLWQRLDAAGERHEVEWLWVKGHAGLPENERADRLAVKGAQEAAQSGVKRARG, from the coding sequence GTGACCGAACAGGCCGTGGAGATCTACACCGACGGAGCGTGCAGCGGCAACCCCGGCCCCGGCGGCTGGGGCGCCTTCCTGCGCTACGGCCGCCACGAGCGCGAGCTCTACGGCGGCGAGAAGACGGTGACCACCAACAACCGCATGGAGCTGATGGCGCCGATCCAGGCACTGGAGAGCCTCAAGCGCCCGTCGGTCGTGAAGATCTACACCGACAGCACCTACGTGCGCAACGGCGTCACGCAATGGCTGCCGCGCTGGAAGAAGAACGGCTGGCAGACCCAGGCGAAGCAGCCGGTGAAAAACGCGGACCTGTGGCAGCGCCTCGACGCCGCCGGCGAGCGCCACGAGGTCGAGTGGCTGTGGGTCAAGGGCCACGCCGGACTGCCCGAGAACGAGCGCGCCGACCGGCTGGCCGTGAAGGGCGCGCAGGAAGCCGCGCAGTCCGGGGTCAAACGTGCCCGCGGCTGA
- a CDS encoding glycosyltransferase family 39 protein yields the protein MGETATETTARRTPFASGGVAVVALAQAVVLTVLSEAYGFHRDEFYYLAAGKRLAWGYVDQPPLTPVLARLATSLFGETPAGLRVVATAAGVATVVVLALVARELDAGYAAQVVTSVVTALSGYVLVVSHLLSTTTIDMLVWSVLGLFAIKLLRSGDNRWWLAVGATTGVALLNKWLVPLLLAALGIAVLIAGPRRIFRTWWLFAGVALALALVSPVLGWEARHGFPMFTVAGGISDDDGTANRLTFVPLQLVYLSPVLVPVWLAGIVRLWKTPRLRAIALAYPVLCVLLLLAGGKPYYSLPLLMVLTAAGVQPALDWFARRRARRWWLVAAALGAIVSLAIGLPILPTAALGPVLVLNKEQGEQVGWPGFVTTVAGVWRQIPGDDRADAVIFTSNYGEAGAVEHFGAGSGLPAPYSGHMSYADWGPPPDRLDGPVVLVGEFDRPARAFTGCRVVATQDTGADNDEQGTPVSLCTGTTAPWSVLWPSLRHFY from the coding sequence ATGGGGGAAACCGCCACCGAGACCACCGCGCGAAGAACGCCGTTCGCGAGCGGCGGGGTCGCCGTCGTGGCACTCGCGCAAGCCGTGGTGCTCACGGTGCTGTCCGAGGCCTACGGCTTCCACCGCGACGAGTTCTACTACCTCGCGGCCGGCAAACGCCTGGCCTGGGGCTACGTCGACCAGCCGCCGCTGACACCCGTGCTGGCGCGGCTCGCGACCAGCCTGTTCGGCGAAACGCCGGCCGGCCTGCGGGTGGTCGCGACGGCGGCCGGGGTGGCGACCGTGGTGGTGCTGGCGCTCGTCGCACGGGAGCTCGACGCCGGATACGCGGCGCAGGTCGTGACTTCCGTGGTGACCGCGCTGTCCGGCTACGTCCTCGTGGTCTCGCACCTGCTGTCGACGACCACGATCGACATGCTGGTCTGGTCGGTCCTGGGCCTGTTCGCGATCAAGCTCCTGCGCTCCGGCGACAACCGGTGGTGGCTCGCCGTCGGCGCGACCACCGGCGTCGCACTGTTGAACAAGTGGCTGGTGCCGCTGCTGCTCGCCGCGCTCGGGATCGCCGTCCTCATCGCGGGCCCGCGGCGGATCTTCCGCACCTGGTGGCTGTTCGCGGGGGTCGCGCTCGCGCTGGCGCTGGTGTCGCCGGTGCTCGGCTGGGAGGCGCGCCACGGCTTCCCGATGTTCACCGTCGCCGGCGGGATCAGCGACGACGACGGCACGGCGAACCGGCTGACGTTCGTGCCGCTGCAGCTCGTGTACCTCTCGCCGGTGCTGGTGCCGGTGTGGCTGGCCGGGATCGTGCGGCTGTGGAAGACGCCGCGGCTGCGCGCCATCGCCCTCGCCTACCCCGTCCTGTGCGTGCTCCTGCTCCTCGCCGGCGGCAAGCCGTACTACTCGCTGCCGCTGCTGATGGTGCTCACCGCCGCGGGGGTGCAGCCCGCGCTCGACTGGTTCGCGCGCCGCCGCGCGCGGCGGTGGTGGCTCGTGGCCGCGGCCCTCGGCGCGATCGTCTCGCTGGCGATCGGGTTGCCGATCCTGCCCACGGCGGCGCTCGGCCCCGTGCTCGTGCTCAACAAGGAGCAGGGCGAGCAGGTCGGCTGGCCGGGGTTCGTCACGACCGTCGCCGGCGTGTGGCGACAGATCCCCGGCGACGACCGGGCCGACGCCGTCATCTTCACCAGCAACTACGGCGAAGCCGGCGCCGTCGAGCACTTCGGCGCGGGCTCCGGCCTGCCCGCGCCGTACTCCGGCCACATGTCCTACGCCGACTGGGGCCCGCCGCCCGACCGGCTCGACGGCCCCGTGGTGCTGGTCGGCGAGTTCGACCGGCCGGCCCGCGCGTTCACCGGCTGCCGCGTGGTCGCAACGCAGGACACCGGCGCCGACAACGACGAGCAGGGCACACCCGTCTCCCTTTGCACCGGCACCACCGCGCCGTGGTCGGTGCTCTGGCCGAGCCTCCGCCACTTCTACTGA
- a CDS encoding DUF1684 domain-containing protein, with amino-acid sequence MTATTQDFTRAWEDWKADREKELAAPHGWLAIVSLDWLDEQPREYPGVPGKWWQDAEAAYVDPTGADLEYEGEPVTGVRRFELVNSGPTVRVVAGAVEIEVARRTGYLLRVHDPEAPVLKNFRGIPAYAPKERWSLEGRFEPFAEPRPVTVGAVVEGLSHVYTAPGVVRFTHDGTEHTLTVFGKPDGALMVLFADATSGVTTYAANRSLQLGKPDDQGRVRLDFTRAVNLPCAFIDFATCPLPPEGNRLPFAVEAGEKLPYERQG; translated from the coding sequence ATGACGGCGACCACGCAGGACTTCACCCGGGCCTGGGAAGACTGGAAGGCCGACCGCGAAAAGGAGCTGGCCGCACCCCACGGCTGGCTGGCGATCGTCTCCCTCGACTGGCTGGACGAGCAGCCGAGGGAGTACCCGGGCGTGCCCGGGAAGTGGTGGCAGGACGCGGAAGCCGCGTACGTGGACCCGACCGGGGCCGACCTCGAGTACGAGGGTGAACCCGTCACCGGCGTCCGGCGGTTCGAGCTGGTCAACAGCGGGCCGACGGTGCGCGTCGTCGCCGGAGCGGTGGAGATCGAGGTGGCGCGGCGGACCGGCTACCTGCTGCGCGTGCACGACCCGGAGGCGCCCGTGCTGAAGAACTTCCGGGGAATCCCGGCGTATGCCCCCAAGGAGCGGTGGTCGCTCGAAGGCCGGTTCGAACCGTTCGCCGAGCCGCGGCCGGTCACGGTCGGTGCGGTGGTCGAAGGACTGTCGCACGTGTACACCGCGCCCGGTGTCGTCCGGTTCACCCACGACGGCACCGAGCACACGCTGACCGTGTTCGGCAAGCCCGACGGCGCGCTGATGGTGCTGTTCGCCGACGCCACCAGCGGGGTCACCACCTACGCCGCCAACCGCTCGCTGCAGCTGGGCAAACCCGACGACCAGGGGCGCGTCCGCTTGGACTTCACGCGCGCCGTGAACCTGCCGTGCGCGTTCATCGACTTCGCGACGTGCCCGCTCCCGCCCGAGGGCAACCGGCTCCCGTTCGCCGTGGAAGCGGGGGAGAAGCTGCCCTACGAGCGGCAGGGCTGA
- a CDS encoding enoyl-CoA hydratase, with the protein MSTEPPVRIDHDGAALRITFDRPDQLNALTTAMVTRAADAVEAAVTDAGVRVVVLTGAGRAFCAGADLAGRDLEADPDTGTIDAANRLTGLLRAIPKPVLAAVNGPAVGVGCSFALAADLTVARESAYFLLAFANVGLMPDGGSTALVPAAVGRARAARMALLAERVPAPQALDWGLISHVVPDDEFDAEISRLTTKLAEGPTAAYAQTKRALAAASLAQLDGAFAVEREGQSALFGTKDFAEGVAAFRAKRRPEFRGE; encoded by the coding sequence GTGTCCACTGAACCGCCGGTGCGGATCGACCACGACGGTGCCGCGCTGCGCATCACCTTCGACCGGCCCGACCAGCTCAACGCCCTGACCACCGCGATGGTCACCCGCGCGGCCGACGCCGTCGAGGCGGCCGTGACCGACGCCGGCGTCCGCGTCGTCGTGCTGACGGGCGCCGGGCGCGCCTTCTGCGCCGGCGCCGATCTGGCCGGTCGCGACCTCGAAGCCGACCCGGACACCGGCACGATCGACGCGGCCAACCGGCTCACCGGGCTGCTGCGCGCGATCCCGAAACCGGTGCTGGCTGCGGTGAACGGGCCCGCGGTCGGCGTCGGGTGCTCGTTCGCGCTGGCCGCGGACCTCACCGTCGCCCGTGAGTCGGCCTACTTCCTGCTGGCGTTCGCGAACGTCGGTCTGATGCCGGACGGCGGGTCCACCGCGCTGGTGCCGGCCGCGGTCGGCCGCGCGCGGGCCGCCCGGATGGCGTTGCTCGCCGAGCGCGTGCCGGCGCCGCAGGCCCTCGACTGGGGCCTGATCTCGCACGTCGTGCCGGACGACGAGTTCGACGCCGAGATCAGCCGGCTCACGACCAAGCTGGCCGAGGGCCCGACCGCCGCGTACGCGCAGACGAAACGGGCCTTGGCGGCCGCGTCGCTCGCTCAACTGGACGGCGCGTTCGCCGTGGAGCGCGAAGGCCAGTCCGCGCTGTTCGGCACAAAGGACTTCGCCGAGGGCGTGGCCGCGTTCCGGGCGAAGCGCCGCCCGGAGTTCCGCGGCGAGTGA